The following coding sequences are from one Diabrotica virgifera virgifera chromosome 2, PGI_DIABVI_V3a window:
- the LOC126880754 gene encoding protein disulfide-isomerase A6 homolog: MEVKLLQKAVLKSIKEKITNLLEGKKQQTTSILDKEHVITLTDKNFNDLVKYSDDAWMVLFFAPWCGHCQNLEPHWNAAARQLSGKVKFGAYDCTVYSTRSKEYKIQSYPTVKLFIPKSDANTQPKIEQVLQIGGSGYPTLVAVDYNNKSFATFVGAFTQDKYGLKTPILVKTFPEVIVVDPWDGYDKDVSVVNEKIEL; the protein is encoded by the exons ATGGAGGTAAAACTGCTACAGAAAGCAgttttaaaatcaattaaagaaaaaattacgAATTTACTCGAAggaaagaaacaacaaacaacttCAATTTTGGATAAAGAACACGTAATAACGCTAACTGATAAAAACTTTAATGATCTTGTTAAGTATTCAGATGATGCTTGGATGGTATTATTTTTCGCTCCTTGGTGTGGTCATTGCCAGAATCTAGAACCACATTGGAATGCTGCAGCTAGACAGTTAAGTGGCAAAGTAAAATTTGGCGCTTACGACTGCACAGTCTATAGCACCAGGTCTAAAGAATACAAAATTCAAAGCTATCCAACAGTAAAACTTTTCATTCCTAAA TCTGATGCCAATACTCAACCAAAAATTGAGCAAGTCTTGCAAATTGGTGGTTCTGGATATCCAACTTTAGTTGCAGTCGATTACAACAACAAAAGCTTTGCAACGTTTGTCGGCGCCTTCACTCAAGACAAATATGGACTTAAAACTCCAATTCTGGTCAAAACGTTTCCTGAAGTTATTGTCGTTGATCCTTGGGATGGCTACGATAAAGATGTTTCCGTTGTTAACGAAAAGATTGAACTGTAG
- the LOC114349484 gene encoding protein disulfide-isomerase A6 homolog: MKMKYFALLLQFITILSELKFLEALYSDYKKVIQLTPNNFEKLVLKSDEVWVVEFYAPWCGYCQDLVPEYSKTANVLNGIAKVGAVDADKHKELAVKYTIRGFPTLKIFGADKLKPEEYNGGKTAKEIAKAVLKSIKEKITNLLEGKKQQITLKLDKEHVMTLTDKNFNDLVKYSDDAWMVLFFAPWCGHCQNLEPHWNDAARQLSGKVKFGAYDCTVYSTRSKEYKIQGYPTVKLFIPKVSPIDYDGGRNVADIVLWVSQKIEAYLPPPELLQIISKSIVIHECEEKKFAIVTFLPDILDCQSSCRNSYLDIIKSLSVRLKINKWCWLWSEANAQPEIEQVLQIGGSGYPTLVAVDYNNKSFATFVGAFTQDNLYDFLSNIDGENGHKTPIPTKMFPEVFVVDPWDGNDKDVSVANEKIEL; the protein is encoded by the coding sequence atgaaaatgaaatattTCGCACTTTTGCTACAATTCATTACCATTTTATCAGAGCTCAAATTTTTGGAAGCGCTATATAGTGACTATAAAAAAGTAATCCAGCTTACACCAAACAATTTTGAAAAGTTGGTTCTTAAAAGCGACGAAGTGTGGGTGGTCGAGTTTTATGCACCATGGTGCGGATACTGCCAAGACCTTGTACCAGAATATTCCAAAACTGCTAACGTTTTAAACGGAATTGCTAAAGTTGGAGCTGTGGATGCAGATAAACATAAAGAGTTAGCTGTAAAATACACAATTCGAGGATTCCCAACTCTTAAAATTTTTGGTGCTGACAAATTAAAACCTGAGGAATATAATGGAGGTAAAACTGCTAAAGAAATAGCGAAAGCTGTGTTAAaatcaattaaagaaaaaattacgAATTTACTCGAAGGAAAGAAACAACAAATAACTTTGAAATTAGATAAAGAACACGTAATGACATTAACTGATAAAAACTTTAATGATCTTGTTAAGTATTCAGATGATGCTTGGATGGTATTATTTTTTGCTCCTTGGTGTGGACATTGCCAAAATCTCGAACCACATTGGAATGATGCAGCTAGACAGTTAAGTGGCAAAGTAAAATTTGGTGCTTATGACTGCACAGTTTATAGCACCAGATCTAAAGAATACAAAATTCAAGGCTATCCAACAGTAAAACTTTTCATTCCTAAAGTCAGTCCAATAGACTACGATGGTGGCCGCAATGTGGCAGATATCGTCTTATGGGTATCGCAGAAAATTGAAGCATATTTACCACCCCCAGAATTAttacaaattataagtaaaagtATAGTTATTCATGAATGTGAAGAAAAGAAATTTGCTATTGTGACTTTTCTCCCGGATATCTTAGATTGTCAGTCGTCATGTCGTAATTCATACCTTGACATTATTAAAAGTTTATCAGTACGACTCAAAATAAATAAATGGTGTTGGTTATGGTCTGAGGCTAATGCTCAGCCCGAAATTGAGCAAGTCTTACAAATTGGTGGTTCTGGATATCCAACTTTAGTTGCAGTCGATTACAACAACAAGAGCTTTGCAACGTTTGTCGGCGCCTTCACTCAAGACAATCTGTATGATTTTTTGTCTAATATTGATGGTGAAAATGGACACAAAACTCCAATTCCGACTAAAATGTTTCCTGAAGTTTTTGTCGTTGATCCTTGGGATGGCAACGATAAAGATGTTTCCGTTGCTAACGAAAAGATTGAACTGTAG